A portion of the Krasilnikovia cinnamomea genome contains these proteins:
- the imm45 gene encoding Imm45 family immunity protein, with protein MKETARLISASVDARRLCYCAGPQIGAGVPEKDGTVKHQGKVATPRVSAAAWTELTGYRAEYLSRGTVLRCPADYPYESVVDFLLIEDLESPSGFSLLVATGYKAGITLVRLPAEALLLRDGIRAVDRAWLVANWNAWIYERGPEGVLVAENYLAIDDPGDRDHG; from the coding sequence GTGAAGGAAACCGCACGGCTCATCTCGGCCTCGGTCGACGCGCGGCGCCTTTGCTATTGTGCGGGGCCGCAAATAGGCGCGGGTGTGCCGGAGAAGGACGGGACCGTGAAACACCAAGGCAAGGTTGCCACGCCAAGGGTCAGCGCGGCGGCGTGGACGGAGCTGACCGGGTACCGCGCCGAGTATCTCAGCCGCGGCACCGTTCTGCGCTGTCCGGCCGATTACCCGTACGAGTCCGTCGTGGACTTCCTGCTGATCGAGGATCTCGAGTCGCCGAGCGGCTTCTCGTTGCTCGTGGCGACTGGGTACAAGGCCGGGATCACACTCGTGCGACTGCCGGCAGAGGCCCTGCTACTCCGCGATGGGATACGGGCCGTTGACCGCGCATGGCTGGTGGCGAACTGGAACGCCTGGATCTACGAGCGCGGGCCGGAGGGCGTTCTCGTGGCCGAGAACTATCTGGCCATTGACGACCCCGGGGACCGCGACCACGGGTAG
- a CDS encoding glycoside hydrolase family 65 protein yields the protein MSEPINPDPVREWRFDHVPVYVSNGLIGLRFEAAPLRGVATVNGFVGPDPREEVESMLPVPYPLAGDVVVDGTPISSAPAGALLREQRYDFTRGEVRTALTFATGGVRANVDILTVCNKVFPTIAMQEVTVRVDAGCELELTAGVDASGPLGIPFLAELGSGGRYGSADGVLGWRGPGEMSSCAIAWATELAGAEGCTPEFRHTVTGNTATAYRVTAQPGRAYRLRQLSSVVTDAFHWEPHLHAVRMLDDARQRGFDALLAEHSERWAQLWRGRIELTGAPSRWQALTDAAFFYLHTSVHRASPSHTSPFGMAYWPDYHYYRGHVMWDIETFAVPALLLSQPDAARGLLGYRRSRLGGARSNAEAQGYAGAQFPWESGPRTGQEATPMGGEAPGTEHHVSADVALAFAQYVHATGDDEFARGAAWPVLAEVARWVASRVRRTGRGYEIQRVQGVAETGAPVDNNAFVNMSAAMALREAAALAAALGFRANDVWTRIADGLVLPRNSDGAIVNHDDYRPDERMGDTPEAAAGLFPAGYPVDPETERRTLSAAVGNVDGYLGSPMLSALAGVYAARLGERDRALELYERGFAEFVQQPHSVVTEYSPSVYPDKPRAGPFIANIGGFLTGCLYGLTGMTLREGDPAGWCGRPVTMPQGWDGVHVKRLWVRGRPATLTAVHGEDRARLDLA from the coding sequence ATGAGCGAACCGATCAACCCCGACCCGGTGCGCGAATGGCGCTTCGACCACGTGCCGGTCTACGTGTCCAACGGGCTGATCGGGCTGCGGTTCGAGGCGGCACCGCTGCGCGGCGTGGCCACGGTCAACGGCTTCGTCGGCCCGGACCCCCGTGAGGAGGTGGAGTCGATGCTGCCCGTCCCTTACCCGCTGGCCGGCGACGTGGTGGTCGACGGGACCCCGATCTCGTCGGCCCCGGCGGGGGCGCTCCTGCGCGAGCAGCGGTACGACTTCACCCGCGGCGAGGTGCGCACCGCGCTGACCTTCGCCACGGGGGGCGTGCGCGCCAACGTCGACATCCTCACGGTCTGCAACAAGGTGTTCCCGACGATCGCCATGCAGGAGGTGACCGTCCGGGTCGACGCCGGTTGCGAGCTCGAGCTGACCGCCGGCGTGGACGCCAGCGGGCCGCTGGGCATCCCGTTCCTGGCCGAGCTGGGCTCGGGCGGCCGGTACGGCTCCGCGGACGGCGTGCTGGGCTGGCGCGGGCCGGGCGAGATGTCCTCCTGCGCCATCGCCTGGGCGACCGAGCTCGCCGGCGCCGAGGGCTGCACCCCGGAGTTCCGGCACACCGTCACGGGCAACACGGCGACCGCCTACCGGGTCACCGCGCAGCCCGGGCGGGCGTACCGGCTGCGCCAGCTCTCCAGCGTGGTGACCGACGCCTTCCACTGGGAGCCGCACCTGCACGCCGTCCGGATGCTCGACGACGCGCGGCAGCGCGGCTTCGACGCGCTGCTCGCCGAGCACTCCGAGAGATGGGCGCAGCTGTGGCGCGGCCGCATCGAGCTGACCGGCGCGCCGAGCCGGTGGCAGGCGCTGACCGACGCAGCGTTCTTCTACCTGCACACCTCCGTGCACCGCGCCTCGCCGAGCCACACCTCACCGTTCGGCATGGCCTACTGGCCGGACTACCACTACTACCGCGGCCACGTGATGTGGGACATCGAGACCTTCGCGGTGCCGGCCTTGCTGCTCAGCCAACCGGACGCGGCGCGGGGGCTGCTGGGCTACCGCCGTTCCCGCCTGGGTGGCGCGCGTTCCAACGCCGAGGCGCAGGGATACGCCGGGGCGCAGTTCCCGTGGGAGAGCGGCCCCCGCACCGGCCAGGAGGCCACCCCGATGGGCGGGGAGGCCCCGGGCACGGAGCACCACGTCAGCGCGGACGTGGCGTTGGCCTTTGCCCAGTACGTGCACGCCACCGGGGACGACGAGTTCGCTCGCGGGGCGGCCTGGCCGGTGCTGGCCGAGGTCGCCCGGTGGGTGGCCAGCCGCGTGCGGCGCACCGGGCGGGGCTACGAGATCCAGCGGGTGCAGGGGGTCGCCGAGACCGGGGCGCCGGTGGACAACAACGCCTTCGTCAACATGTCGGCGGCGATGGCGCTGCGCGAGGCGGCAGCTCTCGCCGCTGCGCTCGGCTTCCGTGCGAACGACGTGTGGACCCGCATCGCCGACGGCCTCGTGCTGCCCCGGAACTCCGACGGCGCGATCGTCAACCACGACGACTACCGGCCGGACGAGCGGATGGGCGACACCCCGGAGGCCGCCGCCGGGCTCTTCCCCGCCGGCTATCCGGTCGACCCGGAGACGGAACGGCGCACCTTGTCCGCGGCCGTCGGCAACGTCGACGGATATCTGGGCTCACCCATGCTCTCGGCCCTGGCCGGTGTGTATGCGGCGCGACTCGGGGAGCGGGACCGGGCGCTCGAGCTGTACGAGCGCGGCTTCGCCGAGTTCGTGCAGCAGCCGCACTCCGTCGTCACCGAGTACAGCCCCTCGGTCTACCCGGACAAGCCACGCGCCGGGCCGTTCATCGCCAACATCGGCGGCTTTCTGACCGGTTGCCTGTACGGGCTCACCGGGATGACCCTGCGCGAGGGGGATCCCGCCGGCTGGTGCGGCCGACCGGTGACGATGCCCCAGGGCTGGGACGGCGTGCACGTCAAGCGGCTGTGGGTCCGCGGACGGCCGGCGACGCTGACGGCTGTCCACGGTGAGGACCGCGCGCGGCTGGATCTCGCGTGA
- a CDS encoding TIM-barrel domain-containing protein, producing MEQCAGALREYRLQGATLMAEYGGPVLAVTVVQEGVVRIRLAPQGSFALRRSWSPLPPDDAVPPPAVQVTERGNAVELRSDMLAVRLEPNGCRVSVRDPRTGQVLLDDGPDGGPRWTDPPGPSRWQHRMPAGEHHFGFGERTGPLDKRGRRYSFWCTDRFEEQGPGTDELYKAIPFSLVMDAAGRSHGRLLTVDPGVKHDPEGGYPVYTQGVEVGCFLRDGGGEDAGLLLRYVWPGLCAFPDFSRAEIRDWWAGWHSVATDAGVRCVVDDMNEPSMRDRPIEDPVARRVEPPLDTPHGMDAERTTHAEVHNVYGMLQATASAHALARAFPDERTLVLTRAGFTGVQRLAAVWTGDNASYWEHLAMSLPQLLNLGLSGVSFAGADIGGFFADCGPELLARWYQLGAFYPLARSNGSKECAEQEPWTWGPNIEAVCRRAMALRYRLLPYLYTVFEESARTGAPVLRPLLYHHGADRQARLCDDQAMLGEDLLVAPVLRPGREGRSVYLPAGLWYPLAGGAARRGPGRVPAAAPLDGDPPVYVRGGAVLPTGPELLWTGQRPLDPLTVSVHPDEHGRAGGRLYEDDGHTTAHRSGASATTVFAYRDGVLRADRDGEHTPPPRAVRVLVHGPDGAVGEHRRHRDDPHWRLGGTK from the coding sequence ATGGAGCAGTGCGCGGGCGCCCTGCGCGAGTACCGGCTGCAGGGCGCGACCCTGATGGCCGAATACGGCGGACCGGTGCTCGCCGTGACCGTCGTCCAGGAGGGCGTCGTCCGGATCCGGTTGGCGCCACAGGGCTCGTTCGCCCTCCGCCGCTCGTGGTCGCCCCTCCCGCCGGACGACGCCGTCCCGCCACCGGCTGTGCAAGTGACGGAGCGCGGGAACGCGGTGGAGCTGCGCTCCGACATGCTCGCCGTTCGGCTGGAGCCGAACGGCTGCCGGGTGAGCGTCCGCGACCCGCGGACCGGTCAGGTCCTGCTGGACGACGGCCCGGACGGCGGCCCTCGCTGGACGGATCCGCCGGGCCCGTCCCGTTGGCAGCACCGGATGCCGGCGGGGGAGCACCACTTCGGCTTCGGCGAGCGCACCGGTCCGCTGGACAAGCGGGGGCGACGGTATTCCTTCTGGTGCACCGACCGGTTCGAGGAACAGGGGCCGGGCACCGACGAGCTGTACAAGGCGATCCCGTTCTCCCTGGTGATGGACGCCGCCGGGCGGTCCCATGGCCGACTACTGACCGTCGACCCGGGGGTCAAGCACGATCCGGAGGGCGGGTACCCCGTCTACACCCAGGGCGTCGAGGTCGGATGCTTCCTGCGCGACGGCGGTGGCGAGGATGCCGGCCTGCTGCTGCGCTACGTGTGGCCCGGCCTGTGCGCCTTCCCCGACTTCTCGCGGGCCGAGATACGGGACTGGTGGGCCGGCTGGCACTCGGTCGCGACGGACGCCGGCGTCCGGTGCGTGGTCGACGACATGAATGAGCCGTCCATGCGGGACCGTCCGATCGAGGACCCGGTCGCCCGGCGGGTCGAACCACCACTGGACACCCCGCACGGAATGGACGCGGAGCGCACCACCCACGCCGAGGTACACAACGTCTACGGGATGCTGCAGGCCACCGCCAGCGCCCACGCGCTCGCGAGGGCCTTCCCGGACGAGCGGACCCTGGTGCTGACCCGGGCCGGCTTCACCGGGGTGCAGCGGCTCGCCGCGGTGTGGACCGGCGACAACGCCAGCTACTGGGAGCACCTGGCGATGTCCCTGCCGCAGCTGCTGAACCTCGGACTGTCCGGGGTGTCGTTCGCCGGCGCGGACATCGGCGGCTTCTTCGCCGACTGCGGCCCGGAACTGCTCGCTCGCTGGTACCAGCTGGGCGCCTTCTACCCGCTGGCCCGCAGCAACGGGTCGAAGGAGTGCGCCGAACAGGAGCCGTGGACGTGGGGTCCCAACATCGAGGCGGTCTGCCGGCGCGCGATGGCGCTGCGGTACCGGCTGCTGCCCTACCTCTACACGGTCTTCGAGGAATCGGCCCGCACCGGGGCGCCGGTGCTGCGGCCGCTGCTCTACCACCACGGCGCCGACCGGCAGGCCCGGCTCTGCGACGACCAGGCGATGCTGGGGGAGGACCTGCTCGTCGCGCCGGTGCTGCGTCCGGGCCGTGAGGGGCGCAGCGTCTACCTGCCCGCCGGGCTGTGGTACCCGCTGGCCGGCGGGGCCGCTCGTCGCGGACCGGGTCGGGTGCCGGCCGCCGCGCCACTGGACGGCGACCCGCCGGTGTACGTGCGCGGCGGTGCGGTGCTGCCGACCGGCCCGGAGCTGCTGTGGACCGGCCAGCGCCCGCTCGACCCGCTGACAGTCTCGGTCCACCCGGACGAGCACGGCCGTGCCGGAGGCCGCCTCTACGAGGACGACGGGCACACCACCGCACACCGCTCCGGGGCGAGCGCGACCACCGTGTTCGCCTACCGCGACGGCGTGCTGCGCGCCGACCGCGACGGCGAGCACACGCCCCCGCCTCGCGCCGTCCGGGTGCTCGTGCACGGCCCGGACGGCGCGGTCGGGGAGCACCGGAGACACCGCGACGATCCCCACTGGCGCCTGGGAGGCACGAAATGA
- a CDS encoding TIGR03557 family F420-dependent LLM class oxidoreductase, whose translation MEPVLVELGYSLSCEEHGASDLVRFAARAEQAGFGYASISDHFHPWIGVQGQSPFVWSVLGGIACATSTLRVGTGVTCPTRRYHPAIVAQAAATVATMMPGRFYLGVGTGEALNEHVVDPAWPAHPRRAEMLEEAVEVIRRLWSGEVVTHYGAHYVVDSARLYTLPAQPPPLVVAAGGPRAAELAGRVGDGLINFTPDPDVAARFRDAGGGDKPRYVQYNVCWAQDEAEARRTAHRVVPIVALPGELNQQLPRPFDFEQASTVVTEDAIAEVVVCGPDPQKHIEGIQSCVDNGYDHVHVYQVGQDQEGFFRFYQKEILPHFR comes from the coding sequence ATGGAGCCCGTCTTGGTAGAGCTCGGCTACTCACTCTCCTGCGAGGAGCACGGGGCGTCGGATCTGGTTCGGTTCGCCGCGCGTGCGGAGCAGGCGGGCTTCGGCTACGCCTCCATCTCTGACCACTTCCATCCCTGGATCGGCGTTCAAGGGCAGAGCCCGTTCGTCTGGAGCGTGCTCGGTGGGATTGCGTGCGCGACCAGCACGCTGCGGGTCGGCACCGGGGTCACCTGCCCGACCCGCCGGTATCACCCTGCGATCGTGGCGCAGGCGGCCGCGACAGTGGCCACGATGATGCCCGGGCGCTTCTATCTCGGCGTCGGCACCGGTGAGGCCCTGAACGAGCACGTGGTCGACCCGGCCTGGCCGGCCCACCCCCGACGGGCGGAGATGCTCGAGGAGGCGGTCGAGGTCATCCGGCGGCTGTGGTCCGGGGAGGTGGTGACGCACTACGGCGCGCACTACGTAGTCGACTCCGCGCGGCTGTACACGCTGCCCGCGCAGCCGCCACCGCTCGTCGTCGCGGCTGGCGGGCCTCGTGCGGCGGAGCTGGCTGGGCGGGTCGGGGACGGTCTGATCAACTTCACGCCGGACCCCGACGTGGCGGCCCGGTTCCGGGACGCCGGCGGCGGCGACAAGCCCCGCTACGTGCAGTACAACGTCTGCTGGGCCCAGGACGAGGCGGAGGCCCGGCGCACGGCCCACCGGGTTGTACCGATCGTGGCCCTCCCCGGTGAGCTGAATCAGCAACTGCCGAGGCCGTTCGACTTCGAGCAGGCGTCCACCGTCGTCACGGAGGACGCGATCGCGGAGGTGGTGGTCTGCGGCCCGGACCCCCAGAAGCACATCGAGGGCATCCAGAGCTGCGTCGACAACGGCTACGACCATGTACACGTTTACCAGGTCGGCCAGGACCAAGAGGGCTTCTTCCGGTTCTACCAGAAGGAGATCCTGCCGCACTTCCGGTGA